From the genome of Sphingobacterium kitahiroshimense, one region includes:
- a CDS encoding NAD(P)H-dependent oxidoreductase: MKHILIINAGQSFAHSSGRFNKTVTENTIAFFEKFDSVEIKVTHIADGYDNDEEVQKFVWADYIIYHTPMWWFQVPNAFKKYIDEVFTAGHRTGIYHSDGRRSENPDINYGTGGMLQGRKYMVTSSWNAPKTAFTLPGEFFNQTSVDDGPLFGFHRMNAFASLEKLESFHFHDVEKNADILRDMEAYQKHLDNVFTPQLTAQLVS, from the coding sequence ATGAAACATATATTAATTATCAACGCCGGACAATCATTTGCACATTCAAGCGGACGGTTTAATAAAACAGTAACCGAAAATACAATTGCTTTTTTTGAGAAATTTGATTCCGTTGAAATCAAAGTAACCCATATTGCAGACGGTTATGATAATGACGAAGAAGTTCAGAAATTTGTTTGGGCAGATTACATTATCTACCACACCCCGATGTGGTGGTTCCAGGTTCCAAATGCTTTTAAAAAGTATATCGACGAAGTGTTTACCGCAGGGCACCGCACAGGGATATACCACAGTGACGGACGCCGTTCTGAAAATCCGGATATCAACTACGGAACTGGCGGTATGCTTCAGGGACGCAAATATATGGTGACCAGCAGCTGGAATGCGCCAAAAACTGCCTTTACGCTACCGGGAGAGTTTTTTAATCAAACCAGTGTTGACGACGGACCACTATTTGGTTTCCACCGTATGAATGCATTTGCATCCCTAGAAAAATTAGAAAGCTTTCATTTCCATGATGTGGAAAAAAATGCAGACATATTACGTGATATGGAAGCCTACCAAAAACATCTTGACAACGTATTTACGCCACAACTAACAGCGCAATTAGTATCATGA